A stretch of DNA from Anaerobacillus isosaccharinicus:
ATATGACAATCTGAACAAGAAACGCCAGCTCTCCCATGGGAACCATAACTCCATAGCTCATATTCAGGATGTTGTGCCTTTATAATTGGTGCTCCTGAAACAGCATGAAGGTAATCGTATTCAAACCCTTCTTCCAAGGCTGTCGTTTGAAAGTATTCAAACATCTCTTCAGGCTTCGTACCATAATCCCAAGGAAATCTTACTTTTTTCAGGTCCGGCTCAAAATAATATTCAACATGACATTGTGCACAGACGTACGTCCGCATCTCATTTCTCGTTGCTTCAGTTACATCAACACCTTGGCGAGCTAATGCATTTGTCAGTGACGGTCGCGTAATTCTTAATTCCATCGTGACAGGGTTATGGCAATCAGAACAGCCAATTGATACATGTCCATATTCACCCAATTCTTCTAAACCACCAACAGCTGCCATTTCTTCTAACAAAGGTAATAATTCACCTCTAAAGTTGGCAGCCCAATAATCATCTCCCAATTCTTTTAATAAAGGGGTGACAATTGTACTTTTACAAGTCATACAAGAACCAATTGATCGATCAGATATTCTAGCAATATTTAATACATCTTCAACTGCATATGTGTGTCCCCTTGTCGTATTATACTCTTGCTCAAATGGAAAGCCAGCAAATAAGATTGGTAAGTATGGTTCGTATTCTGGAATGAATTTTGAAACTGGCGGTAATCCATTCCCCATATTTCTTAGATAGCTTTCGTAATGGATCGGAAAAGCATCTTTAAATGCTGAGTTTAAATACTCGTCAGGAGAAAGGTCTGTCAAAGGTGCAGGGTCATTAACTGTTAATTCTTCACGACCTAAACAAGCTGCAAGTAAGACTAACATAAAACCTATAATTAAAATTTTAGAAGCATTTTTAAATTTTTTCATCATAATCACCCTTTCTTTTATCCTTTCTACCTTATCTTGCGGCATCAATGTTTAATTTCAAATGCCAGTCAGGAGATTTGAATATCCCTAATCCATGGGGAACCTGACGATGGCAGCCGATGCATGTCCCTTTTGAATCATGAGCAACATTTTCAAGTGTGTATTGGTGGCAGGAAATACAATTTTTATTAACGACCTCCACTGAAGATTCTGTTGCATGAAGAACATCAGGAATGCGACTTGCTCCAAGCGTATTCATATAAATATGACCTAGCCCTGCCCTAGCTTTAAACATCAATTTGTTGGCCATATTATCCGTTGGAGCGTGACAATCATTACAGTCTAACTTCCCATGTGGCGACCTATTAAACGCTTCATAGACGGTGTCCATAACATGACAACTTGAACAAAACTCCCCAGTATCAGTTGCTTTAATTGCTGTTACTGTACCAGCATACAAAGCTATCCCGATAAAAGCTGATAACAAAATAATTATTAACACTTTGTTATTTGACTCTTTAAACCACTTAATCATCTAGACTCCTCTCCTTTCAAAAAATTCCACTATACTCCTTTATTACCCCATTCACATATTTTAACACATTTTTTCACAAATTTTCCATAAATACACCTATAATTACGACATAAATACATATTGACACAGCTACTGATGGCTATATCTAGTCAAGTTAACCCCTTTTTTTACCAATTGTTTTTTTAGTAACTTGGTAGTTTAACTGAACCTTTTAAGAAATGTTTAACAATTGTTTTTTTAAAATAATGATTTATTTATTAAAGTCATAAGAAATTATTCTTAGAAGGGTAATCGATTTCTATACTTTTAACTATCGTTTATAATAGAGTAGTAACCTAATATTTTTGTAAAGGGGTATCGTAATGCTAAATTGTCGTGATGAAATCTTTTTTTTAACGAATCAACTCGTGAATATTGAAAGCATTGTTAATACAGAGGGAGAAAAAGAAATTAGCCAAGCTATTTACACCTTAATCTCTTCCTATTCATATTTCCGTGATAACCCTAACCGTTTGATTAAACAAAGAACGCTCAATGATGACCGCGAACGCTATAACGTCGTTGCCTATGTAATAGGAACAAAAAAGAAAAGCAATAAGACAGTTATTTTGATGGGACATTTAGATACAGTTGGTATAGATGATTTTAACCACCTTAAGGAGAAGGCTTGCTATCCAGAAGAACTACTTGAAGCCTTAAAAGATGAGCAACTACCAAGACTGGTAGAAAGCCACTTAAACTCTGATGAATTTATGTTCGGCCGTGGCGTTCTAGACATGAAAAGCGGTGTTGCTAGTCACCTTTATTTACTAAAGTACTACTCAGAACACCCTGAGGAATTAGAAGGTAATTTAGTCGTTGTGATCGAGTGTGACGAAGAAGATAGTTCACACGGTATATTGTCTGCGCTACCACTACTAAAACAACTAAAAGAAGAGCACCAATTCGAGTATGTAGGAGCCATTAATTCTGATTTTGTATCACCTCGATATGAAGGAGATCCTAATCGATATATTTATAAAGGAACTGTAGGAAAACTACTACCTTCTTTTTTCATTACAGGTGCGGAAACGCATGTAGGGTCTTGCTTTGAGGGTTTAGATCCAAACTTCATTGCGGCAGAGCTAACAAAACAAATTAATTACAATCCCGAATTATGTAATGAAGCATTTGGGGAGACAACCGTTCCACCAGTATCATTAAAATTAATGGATTTGAAACCCTCTTATACTGTGCAAACAGCACTAGCTTCTTATGTTTATTTCAATTTTTTCATCCACTCATGGTCTCCGAAGGAAGTGCTGGACAAGTTGAAGCTGCAAGCAGAAATTGCTTTTGATCATGCTCTTACTGCATTTAAAGATAGATATCAATTGTTTAGTGAAATGAGTCATCAACCAAATATTGATGTCCCTTGGCAAACACGTGTCATGACATACGAGGAAATGGATCAATTATTAATGACAGAACATGGTGATGCCTACGCTGCACATATGGCTGAGTTCAAACAAAAACTCCTATTAGATAGTGAGTTAGATACCCGGATGTTTTCTGCAAAAGTTGTAGAGGAAGCATGGAAATGGATGGGCGATAGAAGTCCGGCTATCATTGTTTTCTATTCGTCACTATACTCACCACGAATTGAAGTGACTGGAAAAGACGAGTTAGAGAAAAACTTAATTGCTTCTCTAGACTTAGCCGTGAGTAAAATGCAACCGAACTATTCACATCCAATAGTAACAAGAAACTTCTTTCCCTATATCTCTGATATGAGTTTTGTTGCTTTAAGTGATGACGAGGATGGGATTAATGCTGTATCTAGTAATACACCTTGTTGGGGATCTAAACTTTTTGTAAATTATCAAGATATTCGCGATATTAATGTACCTGTTATCAATATTGGACCATACGGATTTGATGCACATAAACAATATGAGCGAGTTGAGCTTTCCTATTCATTTGAAATCGTACCAAACTTAACGAATGAAGTTATCCAAAATTTACTGAAATCATAATAGCTAACTTATTTTGGATAATTGCCTCTAGAGTGGATAAATTAACTTTGTCTGGAGGTGAGGTTGTGGCGAACAAAAAGAATGCTAAACAAAGTCAAAATAACGATGCTGCTGCCCTTGGAAATGATGACGTAAGTTCAGAAGTTGAGGTAAGAAGCGGCGAACTAACGCAGGATAACAACAATAACCTGCATAATGATCCGGATTTCTATATTGGGCAAAAGCCTGACGAAATAAAGTAACAATGAAACATGTAATAAGTAAAAGAAATCGAATAGAAATTAAATAGAGAGGCTGAATTTTCAGCCTCTCTTACTTTCGTGTTTCACAGGTAGCTGTATTTCCACCTTTGTTCCTACACCTTCTTCACTGTTAAAGTGTATAGTCCCACCGTGCTGTTCAACGATTTTGTGACTTACTGTTAAACCTAGACCTGTTCCCTTTTCTTTGGAGGAGTAGAAAGGTTCACCGAGTCTTGTCAAAAAGTCTTCAGATATGCCTGAGCCTTCATCTTCAACCTTAACTAATACTGTTTCCGCACTTTCTTTGTCTATTTTCACCCACACGTTTCCTTTTTCACTAGAAGCTTCAATGGCATTTTTGATAATGTTAATGAATAGTTGCTTTAATAAATTTTCTTCACATTCAATCATCAATTCTTCTTTTGGATCGTAGTGAATAAGAACGTTAGTCATATTTGCTTGTGGTTCTAATAACGACACAATATCTGAAACGATTAACTTCAGGTCATTTTGAGCGAAATATAATTTTTGGGGCTTTGCTAACAATAACAATTCTCCTACAATGTGATCAATTCGGTTTACCT
This window harbors:
- a CDS encoding ammonia-forming cytochrome c nitrite reductase subunit c552, whose product is MKKFKNASKILIIGFMLVLLAACLGREELTVNDPAPLTDLSPDEYLNSAFKDAFPIHYESYLRNMGNGLPPVSKFIPEYEPYLPILFAGFPFEQEYNTTRGHTYAVEDVLNIARISDRSIGSCMTCKSTIVTPLLKELGDDYWAANFRGELLPLLEEMAAVGGLEELGEYGHVSIGCSDCHNPVTMELRITRPSLTNALARQGVDVTEATRNEMRTYVCAQCHVEYYFEPDLKKVRFPWDYGTKPEEMFEYFQTTALEEGFEYDYLHAVSGAPIIKAQHPEYELWSYGSHGRAGVSCSDCHMPFERRDDRRKISSHYWVSPMETIEQSCRTCHSDKTERYIIERVGEIQERHLDAVHEAQDLTVEAHYFVNRMITAGVPQNQINLAQAFVRESQWYTDIIAAENSDGFHNPQGSMDTLRMASDAANNAIKLATEELSKLNVDLDELRSEIIKVKEAVLNEEDPFLKHTHATNSFFPSQK
- a CDS encoding cytochrome c3 family protein; translated protein: MIKWFKESNNKVLIIILLSAFIGIALYAGTVTAIKATDTGEFCSSCHVMDTVYEAFNRSPHGKLDCNDCHAPTDNMANKLMFKARAGLGHIYMNTLGASRIPDVLHATESSVEVVNKNCISCHQYTLENVAHDSKGTCIGCHRQVPHGLGIFKSPDWHLKLNIDAAR
- a CDS encoding M20/M25/M40 family metallo-hydrolase translates to MLNCRDEIFFLTNQLVNIESIVNTEGEKEISQAIYTLISSYSYFRDNPNRLIKQRTLNDDRERYNVVAYVIGTKKKSNKTVILMGHLDTVGIDDFNHLKEKACYPEELLEALKDEQLPRLVESHLNSDEFMFGRGVLDMKSGVASHLYLLKYYSEHPEELEGNLVVVIECDEEDSSHGILSALPLLKQLKEEHQFEYVGAINSDFVSPRYEGDPNRYIYKGTVGKLLPSFFITGAETHVGSCFEGLDPNFIAAELTKQINYNPELCNEAFGETTVPPVSLKLMDLKPSYTVQTALASYVYFNFFIHSWSPKEVLDKLKLQAEIAFDHALTAFKDRYQLFSEMSHQPNIDVPWQTRVMTYEEMDQLLMTEHGDAYAAHMAEFKQKLLLDSELDTRMFSAKVVEEAWKWMGDRSPAIIVFYSSLYSPRIEVTGKDELEKNLIASLDLAVSKMQPNYSHPIVTRNFFPYISDMSFVALSDDEDGINAVSSNTPCWGSKLFVNYQDIRDINVPVINIGPYGFDAHKQYERVELSYSFEIVPNLTNEVIQNLLKS